The Polluticoccus soli sequence TAGCGATACCACTACACACACCACCCAGCATTTTGTCGTTGGGGTTGCGGTATAGCCGGCGGCTCGAGTACTGGTTCTGTTCCTGTGCTACATAAGGTGCTGGGAAATGACTAACCGGGTTACCCGCTGCATCCATTCCTCCATTTAACGCGCTGGCCGGGCCAAGTGTTTCGATCACCTTTACTACATCCGATTTATCAACTGAGTATGCACCTGACTGTAGCCTTGCTGAAAACAACTCGGCTATTCTGCCTTCGATGTCTTGTATGATCTCCTCTTTTCCTACTTCGCCGTTGAAATGACGCTCCAATGAGCTGATGTAATCTTTCAGAAGCAGGAAGCCATCTTCTTCTATAGAGATCAATCTTCCAGCGATCGTTATCTGTATGATACGTTGCATAATATGGTTTTTATAATGAAGTGGTTAAATGATTAACAGCATTGCTCAACTCGTCCCAAGTTGTTCGAAGTTGTGCATAGAACTTCAACCCTATTTTTGTAAGCGCATAATATTTGCGCGGCGGCCCGCTCGGCGATTCTTCCCAACGATAGCTCAGCATCCCAGCATTTTTAAGGCGCGTAAGCAGCGGGTACAGTGTCCCTTCCAACACCACCAGCTTCGCTTCCTTCAGCTGCTCCAATATATCACTTGGATAGGCTTCTTTCTCTTTGTGAATTATGCCTAAGATGCACAGCTCCAGCAGCCCTTTCCGCATTTGCGATTCTGTATTGTCTATCGTCATTATGGCCGTTTTACAGAGCAAATGTAAGCGGTTTTATAATACTATGTATTGCATAGTACCTTTTTATGGAAAATATTTTGTTAAGGAAAGTACCGGGTAATGGTTGAAAGATGCGCTGTTGACTGAAATAGATACCTTTGTATCATGGATTTCAGAAAGATATCTGAGCAGGACATTGCTTATTTCCGTTCTGTAGGCGGCATCAAGAATATTTTTACTGACAATGAGAATTTGACCGTTGCCGCATCAGACCAAACGGAAGACCTGCATTATTTGCCCGAGGTAGTATTGCAGCCGGAAACCGTGGAGGCCGTAAGCGCCATCATGCGTTACTGCAATGAGCACCGCCTGCCTGTAACCCCGCGGGGTGCAGGAACTGGCCTGAGTGGAGGTGCTTTGCCAGTATTTGGTGGCGTGGTGCTCGATATGAAGCGGTTCAATAAAATACTGAACGTTGACAAACGCAATCTACAGGTTGTTGTAGAACCCGGCGTGATAACACAGGAATTGCAGGACCATGTGAAAGCTGAGGGACTGATGTATCCTCCCGATCCCGCGAGTAAAGGTTCGTGCTTTATAGGTGGTAATGTCTCTGAAAATTCTGGCGGCCCACGAGCTGTGAAATATGGTGTGGTGAAAGACTATGTGCTCAACCTTGAAGTAGTGATGCCCAATGGCGATGTGATGTGGACCGGCGCTAATGTTTTGAAAAATGCAACCGGTTACAATCTTACACAGCTCATCGTGGGTAGCGAAGGTACACTGGCCGTCATCACTAAAATCGTTTTGAAACTGATTCCGGCTGTAAAGCATGACTTGCTGATGCTTGTTCCCTTTCGGTCTGCCATCGACGCGTGCGCTGCAGTGAATGCTATTTTCATGGCTGGATATCTGCCGTCGGCGTTGGAGTTTATGGAAAGAGATGCGATAGAGTGGTCTATGAAATACGTTGAATCGGCAGGTATTTCGCTGCCCGAGGATATACAGGCACACCTGTTGATAGAAGTAGATGGCAATAATCTCGATCAGCTGTATAAAGAAATGGAAGCGATAGCAGAAGTAGTGCAGCAATTCGACATCGATGAAATATTATTTGCCGACAGCCATGAGCAAAAGCAAATGTTATGGACCTTGAGGCGTAAAGTAGGCGAAGCTGTAAAGGCCAATTCCATCTACAAGGAAGAAGATACCGTTGTGCCACGCGCAGAATTACCCGAACTGCTACGCGTCATCAAAGAGATCGGCAAGGAGTATGGATTCCATTCTGTGTGTTACGGACATGCCGGCGATGGCAATCTGCACGTCAACATAGTAAAGGGAGACATGAGCGATGATGACTGGAATAACAAGTTGACTGAAGGTATCCGGAAACTATTTAAAGAAGTGGTGCGAATGGGAGGCACGATTTCCGGTGAACACGGAATTGGCCTGGTGCAGAAGAACTATATGGATATTGCCTTCAATGCCGCGCAAATGCAACTGATGAAAGAGATCAAAAAAGTGTTCGATCCTAATGGCATTTTGAACCCCGGAAAGATATTTGCAGCCTGATTTTAAGAGAACTTTTACAGTTTTATAAAACCTTTGGCAGAAAGGACTCAAAACATGCATAGATTAATGCATAACTTCGCATGAGATTGTTTTTTATGAAGAAATTACTGTTGATCGTATTTTTTATACCGCTGGCGTTAAGTGCAATGGCGCAGGATACCGTGTACAGCAGTAGCGGAAAACCGATCAGCCAATACAGGCTGAAGGAACAGGAGAGAGAACAGGCGCGTGGTTTCGACAAGAATAAACTGATCTTCGGTGGTGGATTTACGTTTGGGGCGTCTGGTGGACTGCTGGTAGCAGGTTTATCCCCTGTCGTAGGATACAGAATAACTGATAATTTTTCTGCGGGAATAGGACTGAGTTACACATACTATCAGCAGAAACTTGCTTATTCCAACAGGTCTGGCGGAACAAGCATTTACAAGTTTAAAACCTCTTTCTATACCGGAAGTCTTTGGGCGCGATATCTCATCTGGCAAAACGTATTTGTTCACGCAGAACCGCAAATATCAAGCTGGCAGCGGGTTACCCGCGATCCATACCTGGATCCTAACGGTCAGGTGCAGGTTGAAAGAGAGCAAGTGCTTGGGCCAGCTCTTTACCTGGGTGGAGGGATCAGGCAGCCACTTAGCGAGCGCATGTCGTTTGTTGGAATGGCCTTGTATGACGTGCTCGGCAATAAAAATAACCCTTATAACAGATTCGATATCCGCTTCGGCGTGAATGTCGGCTTTTAATACGGTTTTCCTAACATATGTTGAGAGCTTTTTCCAGGGAAAGCTCTCAATTTATTTATATTCACATTTATGGGATCAGCAGTTTTGCTCTACATAGTACTGGCTTATTTTGCTTTGCTGTTAAGCATTGCCTTTTATACCTCTCGCAATTCCAACAATGAATCCTTTTTCATCGGTAACCGCAATAGTAAATGGTGGGTAGTTGCCTTTGGTATGATCGGTACCTCACTGTCTGGAATGACGTTTATTTCCGTACCCGGTACTGTTGGCAAATCAGGCTTTGATTATTTCCAGGTGGTGATAGGGTATTGGATCGGATACTTTGCCGTCGCATTTATCTTGTTGCCCATTTATTATAATCTGCGGTTAACTTCTATCTATTCCTACCTGGATAAACGTTTGGGAATAATCGCTTACAAAACGGGAGCTCTATTTTTTATCCTGTCGCGCACATTGGGTGCCACACTCCGCCTTTACCTTGTGATAAAGGTCCTGGAGCTCTTCGTCCTGGAGGACATGGGTATTCCGTTCGAAATAACATCGGTTCTTATACTCGCATTGATATTGCTCTACACCTACCGTGGCGGCGTGAAGACAATTGTTTGGACAGACACGCTGCAAACTACTTTCATGTTATTAGGGCTGATAGTGTGCGTGGTCTACATTATGAACTCTCTGCACCTGGACCTCAGCGGAACCTGGGCGGCTATGCAGGAGAAGGGATATTCAAAAATGATTCATACAGACCCGCTGGCGCCCAACTTTTTCCTGAAACAAATACTCGGTGGCGCTTTTATCACTATTGCTATGACCGGTCTTGACCAGGAAATGATGCAGAAGAATATCAGCGTGAGCAACCTGAAAGACTCCCAGAAAAACATGATCACCTTCTGCTTTACACTGCTGGTGGTGAATTTTATTTTCCTTTTGCTGGGCGGATTGTTGTACTTGTATGCAGATGCTAACGGAATTACTGCTACCGGAGATGATCTATTTCCGACGATTGCTGTAAAAAGTGGGTTGCCCTTCTTTATCACAGTGTGTTTCTTGATAGGACTCGTTTCGGCGCTGTTCCCAAGTGCAGATGGTGCGTTAACAGCCTTGACGTCTTCGTTCTGCATCGACATTCTGGGTATGAAAAGAAGGACAGACTGGGATGAAAAACAAAAAGCACGTGTACGCCTCATCGTACACAATGTGATGGCTATAATTTTCCTGGGGTGTGTATTCTTCTTCAGAGAGGTGGATAATGGATCTTTGATCCAGACCCTGCTGGTGGTAGCGGGATATACGTATGGCCCGCTATTGGCGCTGTTTGTTTTCGGGATATTCACCAAGCGAAAATTGATAGACGGCGCTATACCAGTGGTATGCCTGCTGGCGCCTATAGTATGTTATGTATTAAAGCAGCACGATAAACAATGGCTAAACGGTTATGCCATCGGCACAGAACTGCTAATAATAAACGCTTCATTGACCTTTTTGCTACTATTTTTGTGCTCAAAGAAGGGAAATGCAGTAGAATTGACCGCTGATTAATTATGAAAGAAAAATTAACCAAGATAAAACTCCGCGACTGGACAGAGACAAGAGCTCACTCCAGCTGGCAGGTGTTCAAGATAATGGCGGAGTTTGTACAAGGCTTTGAGACGCTAGCCAAGATCGGACCGTGTATCTCTATTTTCGGCTCTGCCAGAACTAAGCCTGGTACAAAATATTATGAGCTGACCGTTGACGTGGCCAGGCGTTTGGCAGACGAAGGTTTTGGTGTGATCACAGGAGGCGGCCCCGGTATTATGGAGGCCGGTAACAAAGGTGCGAACCTTGCCGGCGGCCGATCCGTGGGACTAAATATCGAATTGCCATTTGAGCAACATAACAACCCATATATTGACGCAGATAAAACTATCAATTTTGACTACTTCTTTGTTCGCAAAGTAATGTTCGCCAAATACTCGCAGGGCTTTATCATGATGCCCGGCGGATGGGGAACGATGGATGAATTCTTTGAAGTAGCCACATTGATACAGACACGTAAGTTCACCCAAACGCCAATGATCTGTATGGGATCGAGCTATTGGAA is a genomic window containing:
- a CDS encoding sodium:solute symporter, whose protein sequence is MGSAVLLYIVLAYFALLLSIAFYTSRNSNNESFFIGNRNSKWWVVAFGMIGTSLSGMTFISVPGTVGKSGFDYFQVVIGYWIGYFAVAFILLPIYYNLRLTSIYSYLDKRLGIIAYKTGALFFILSRTLGATLRLYLVIKVLELFVLEDMGIPFEITSVLILALILLYTYRGGVKTIVWTDTLQTTFMLLGLIVCVVYIMNSLHLDLSGTWAAMQEKGYSKMIHTDPLAPNFFLKQILGGAFITIAMTGLDQEMMQKNISVSNLKDSQKNMITFCFTLLVVNFIFLLLGGLLYLYADANGITATGDDLFPTIAVKSGLPFFITVCFLIGLVSALFPSADGALTALTSSFCIDILGMKRRTDWDEKQKARVRLIVHNVMAIIFLGCVFFFREVDNGSLIQTLLVVAGYTYGPLLALFVFGIFTKRKLIDGAIPVVCLLAPIVCYVLKQHDKQWLNGYAIGTELLIINASLTFLLLFLCSKKGNAVELTAD
- a CDS encoding FAD-binding oxidoreductase, with protein sequence MDFRKISEQDIAYFRSVGGIKNIFTDNENLTVAASDQTEDLHYLPEVVLQPETVEAVSAIMRYCNEHRLPVTPRGAGTGLSGGALPVFGGVVLDMKRFNKILNVDKRNLQVVVEPGVITQELQDHVKAEGLMYPPDPASKGSCFIGGNVSENSGGPRAVKYGVVKDYVLNLEVVMPNGDVMWTGANVLKNATGYNLTQLIVGSEGTLAVITKIVLKLIPAVKHDLLMLVPFRSAIDACAAVNAIFMAGYLPSALEFMERDAIEWSMKYVESAGISLPEDIQAHLLIEVDGNNLDQLYKEMEAIAEVVQQFDIDEILFADSHEQKQMLWTLRRKVGEAVKANSIYKEEDTVVPRAELPELLRVIKEIGKEYGFHSVCYGHAGDGNLHVNIVKGDMSDDDWNNKLTEGIRKLFKEVVRMGGTISGEHGIGLVQKNYMDIAFNAAQMQLMKEIKKVFDPNGILNPGKIFAA
- a CDS encoding TIGR00730 family Rossman fold protein yields the protein MKEKLTKIKLRDWTETRAHSSWQVFKIMAEFVQGFETLAKIGPCISIFGSARTKPGTKYYELTVDVARRLADEGFGVITGGGPGIMEAGNKGANLAGGRSVGLNIELPFEQHNNPYIDADKTINFDYFFVRKVMFAKYSQGFIMMPGGWGTMDEFFEVATLIQTRKFTQTPMICMGSSYWNGLFDWMRETMLEVEGNISPGDLDMIKIFDTADEVVAYLHEFYSHNKLQPNF
- a CDS encoding PadR family transcriptional regulator encodes the protein MTIDNTESQMRKGLLELCILGIIHKEKEAYPSDILEQLKEAKLVVLEGTLYPLLTRLKNAGMLSYRWEESPSGPPRKYYALTKIGLKFYAQLRTTWDELSNAVNHLTTSL
- a CDS encoding PspC domain-containing protein; protein product: MQRIIQITIAGRLISIEEDGFLLLKDYISSLERHFNGEVGKEEIIQDIEGRIAELFSARLQSGAYSVDKSDVVKVIETLGPASALNGGMDAAGNPVSHFPAPYVAQEQNQYSSRRLYRNPNDKMLGGVCSGIANYFDIDPVIVRLVFAIMFLTAGIGLLAYILAWIIIPVATTPEDLKYMSGGSPMDFHTIKRNMGSELQDLKIKGEQMSRELKDFFSKKK